A part of Microbulbifer salipaludis genomic DNA contains:
- the purD gene encoding phosphoribosylamine--glycine ligase: protein MNILVIGSGGREHALAWKAAQNPAVDTVFVAPGNAGTAREPKLQNVNIGVDNFSALSDLVEEKGIDLTIVGPEAPLVDGIVDYFNARGHNIFGPEKAAAQLEGSKAFTKDFLERHAIPTADYQNFTEVEPAIAYLREKGAPIVVKADGLAAGKGVIVAETVEQAELAVRDMLSGNAFGDAGCRVVIEEFLTGEEASFIVMVDGEHILPMATSQDHKRVGDGDTGPNTGGMGAYSPAPVVTPDVYERVMKEVIEPTVQGLASEGMPYTGFLYAGLMINEEGAPKVIEYNCRFGDPETQPIMMRLQSDLVELCMAAVEKRLDKVTAEWDPRPALGVVLAAHGYPGSYRKGDAISGLDKADSENAKVFQAGTALDGERVVTSGGRVLCATALGDTVAEAQANAYECARKIYWEGSFYRKDIGYRAVEREESEQA, encoded by the coding sequence ATGAACATCCTGGTAATCGGCTCTGGTGGCCGCGAACACGCACTGGCCTGGAAGGCCGCCCAAAACCCCGCCGTAGACACCGTCTTCGTCGCCCCCGGTAACGCCGGCACCGCCCGCGAACCCAAACTCCAGAACGTCAACATCGGCGTCGACAACTTCTCCGCCCTCTCCGACCTCGTCGAAGAAAAAGGCATCGACCTCACCATCGTCGGCCCCGAAGCCCCCCTGGTAGACGGCATCGTCGACTACTTCAATGCCCGCGGCCACAACATCTTCGGCCCCGAGAAGGCCGCCGCCCAGCTCGAAGGCTCCAAAGCCTTCACCAAAGACTTCCTAGAGCGCCACGCCATCCCCACCGCCGACTACCAGAACTTCACCGAAGTGGAACCGGCCATCGCCTACCTGCGGGAAAAAGGCGCGCCCATCGTCGTCAAAGCCGACGGACTCGCCGCCGGTAAAGGCGTCATCGTCGCCGAAACCGTAGAGCAGGCCGAACTGGCCGTGCGCGACATGCTGAGCGGCAACGCCTTTGGCGACGCCGGCTGCCGCGTAGTGATCGAAGAATTCCTCACCGGCGAAGAAGCCAGCTTCATCGTCATGGTCGACGGCGAACACATCCTGCCCATGGCCACCAGCCAGGACCACAAGCGGGTCGGCGATGGCGACACCGGCCCCAATACCGGCGGCATGGGCGCCTACTCCCCGGCACCGGTGGTCACCCCCGACGTCTACGAGCGGGTGATGAAAGAAGTCATCGAGCCCACCGTGCAGGGCCTCGCCAGTGAAGGCATGCCCTACACCGGCTTCCTGTACGCCGGCCTGATGATCAACGAAGAGGGTGCCCCCAAGGTCATCGAATACAACTGCCGCTTCGGCGACCCGGAAACCCAGCCCATCATGATGCGCCTCCAATCCGACCTGGTGGAGCTGTGCATGGCCGCCGTGGAAAAACGCCTCGACAAAGTCACCGCGGAATGGGATCCCCGCCCCGCGCTGGGCGTGGTACTTGCCGCCCACGGCTACCCCGGCAGCTACCGCAAGGGCGACGCCATCTCCGGACTCGACAAGGCCGATAGCGAGAATGCCAAGGTGTTCCAGGCCGGCACCGCCCTCGACGGCGAGCGCGTGGTTACCAGCGGCGGCCGCGTGCTCTGCGCCACCGCACTGGGCGATACCGTGGCAGAAGCCCAGGCCAACGCCTACGAATGCGCGCGCAAGATCTACTGGGAAGGCTCTTTTTACCGTAAGGACATTGGCTACCGTGCGGTCGAACGGGAAGAATCCGAGCAAGCGTAA
- the oppC gene encoding oligopeptide ABC transporter permease OppC, whose amino-acid sequence MLSTTANREAVENLSTQLEVKGRSLWDDARRRFFNNRAALTSLIILGFVTLFVFLGPVLSQFAFDEVDWGAMHAAPSLASGHYFGTDSLGRDLFVRTAMGGRISLMVGVMGALVAVLIGTLYGATAGFVGGRTDRFMMRTLEILYSFPFMFFVILLVTFFGRNILLIFIAIGAVSWLDMARIVRGQTLSIKSKEFVEAATVYGVSKWAMITRHIVPNVLGIVAVYATLLVPQMILFESFLSFLGLGVQEPMTSWGSLMNEGAQTMEIALWQLIVPAIFMVTTLFCFNFIGDGLRDALDPKDR is encoded by the coding sequence ATGTTATCTACTACAGCCAATAGAGAAGCGGTTGAAAATCTTTCTACACAGCTGGAAGTGAAAGGTCGCAGTTTATGGGACGACGCCCGCCGTCGTTTTTTCAATAACCGCGCGGCACTGACCAGCCTGATCATTCTCGGTTTTGTCACGTTATTCGTATTTCTCGGCCCCGTGCTGAGCCAGTTCGCGTTTGATGAAGTGGACTGGGGTGCTATGCATGCGGCACCGTCGCTGGCCTCCGGCCACTATTTCGGTACCGACTCCCTCGGCCGTGACCTGTTTGTGCGCACCGCTATGGGTGGGCGTATCTCGCTGATGGTTGGGGTGATGGGCGCACTGGTGGCCGTCTTGATCGGCACTTTGTACGGCGCCACCGCCGGTTTTGTCGGCGGCCGCACCGACCGTTTTATGATGCGCACCCTGGAGATTCTCTACTCATTTCCGTTTATGTTTTTCGTCATCCTGCTGGTGACTTTCTTTGGCCGCAATATCCTGCTGATTTTTATCGCCATTGGTGCGGTGAGCTGGTTGGATATGGCGCGGATCGTGCGCGGCCAGACACTCAGTATTAAAAGCAAAGAGTTTGTTGAGGCTGCGACCGTCTACGGCGTTTCCAAATGGGCAATGATTACCCGGCATATCGTGCCCAACGTGTTGGGAATCGTCGCGGTGTATGCCACGCTGCTGGTGCCGCAGATGATCCTGTTCGAGTCTTTCCTCAGCTTCCTCGGGCTGGGTGTGCAGGAGCCGATGACTTCCTGGGGCTCATTGATGAACGAGGGTGCTCAAACCATGGAGATCGCGCTCTGGCAATTGATTGTGCCTGCGATTTTTATGGTCACCACCTTGTTCTGTTTCAATTTTATCGGCGACGGCCTGCGCGATGCGCTGGACCCGAAAGATCGCTAG
- the purH gene encoding bifunctional phosphoribosylaminoimidazolecarboxamide formyltransferase/IMP cyclohydrolase yields MTDKVAVRRALISVSDKTGIVEFARELSSMGVEILSTGGTYRQLGEAGIPVVEVSDYTGFPEMMDGRVKTLHPKVHGGILGRRGKDDAVMDEHGIKPIDMVVVNLYPFKATVADPNCDLPTAIENIDIGGPTMVRSAAKNHKDVAIVVNAHSYDTVIEEMKANDGQLGYATRYDLMVQAFEHTAQYDGMIANHFGARNTDNVAREFPNTYNVQYEKAQDMRYGENPHQKAAFYVEADAEEASVSTATQLQGKELSFNNVADTDAALETVKLFDEPACVIVKHANPCGVAVAADIKTAYELAFATDPESAFGGIIAFNRELDAETAQLIVDKQFSEVIIAPKVSAEAAQAVSAKKNVRLLECGEWDSTRPAAFDYKRVTGGLLVQEKDNGMVAKEDLKVVTKVQPSDEQLDELLFAWKVAKMVKSNAIIYAKDGRTIGVGAGQMSRVNSARIAAIKAEHAGLEVKGAVMASDAFFPFRDGIDNAAKVGISAVIQPGGSMRDEEVITAADEHGMAMVFTGMRHFRH; encoded by the coding sequence ATGACTGACAAGGTGGCCGTTCGCCGCGCGCTGATCAGCGTTTCCGACAAAACCGGCATTGTAGAATTTGCCCGCGAACTCTCCTCCATGGGCGTGGAGATTCTCTCCACCGGCGGCACCTACCGCCAGCTGGGCGAGGCCGGTATCCCGGTCGTGGAAGTCTCCGACTACACCGGCTTCCCGGAAATGATGGACGGGCGCGTCAAAACCCTGCACCCGAAAGTACACGGCGGCATCCTCGGCCGTCGCGGCAAGGACGACGCGGTCATGGATGAGCATGGCATCAAGCCCATCGACATGGTCGTGGTCAACCTCTACCCCTTCAAGGCCACCGTCGCCGACCCGAACTGCGACCTGCCCACCGCCATTGAAAACATCGACATCGGCGGCCCCACCATGGTCCGCTCCGCCGCCAAGAATCACAAAGACGTCGCCATCGTGGTCAATGCCCACAGCTACGACACCGTGATCGAGGAAATGAAAGCCAACGACGGCCAGCTGGGTTACGCAACCCGCTACGACCTGATGGTGCAGGCGTTCGAGCATACCGCCCAGTACGACGGCATGATCGCCAACCACTTCGGCGCCCGCAATACCGACAACGTTGCCCGCGAGTTCCCCAACACCTACAACGTCCAGTACGAAAAAGCCCAGGACATGCGCTACGGCGAAAACCCGCACCAGAAAGCGGCGTTCTACGTGGAAGCCGACGCTGAGGAAGCCTCGGTCTCCACCGCCACCCAGCTGCAGGGCAAGGAACTCTCCTTCAATAACGTCGCCGACACCGACGCCGCGCTGGAAACCGTCAAACTGTTCGACGAACCCGCCTGCGTCATCGTCAAGCACGCCAACCCCTGCGGAGTGGCCGTCGCCGCCGACATCAAAACCGCCTACGAACTGGCCTTCGCCACCGATCCGGAATCTGCCTTCGGCGGCATCATCGCCTTCAACCGCGAACTGGACGCCGAAACCGCCCAGCTGATCGTCGACAAACAGTTCTCCGAAGTCATCATCGCCCCCAAAGTGAGCGCCGAAGCCGCCCAGGCCGTCTCCGCCAAGAAGAACGTACGCCTGCTGGAATGCGGCGAATGGGACAGCACCCGCCCCGCCGCCTTCGACTACAAGCGCGTTACCGGTGGTTTGCTGGTTCAGGAAAAAGACAACGGCATGGTTGCCAAGGAAGACCTCAAAGTGGTCACCAAGGTACAGCCTTCTGACGAGCAACTGGACGAACTGCTGTTCGCGTGGAAAGTCGCCAAAATGGTGAAATCCAACGCCATCATCTACGCCAAAGACGGCCGCACCATCGGCGTCGGCGCCGGCCAGATGAGCCGCGTCAACTCCGCTCGCATCGCCGCCATCAAAGCCGAACACGCCGGCCTCGAAGTGAAGGGCGCCGTCATGGCCTCCGACGCCTTCTTCCCCTTCCGCGACGGCATCGACAACGCCGCCAAGGTAGGCATCAGCGCCGTGATCCAGCCCGGTGGCTCCATGCGCGATGAAGAAGTCATCACCGCTGCGGACGAGCACGGTATGGCGATGGTGTTTACCGGCATGCGTCACTTCCGTCACTAA
- the coq7 gene encoding 2-polyprenyl-3-methyl-6-methoxy-1,4-benzoquinone monooxygenase codes for MNNHRQLTGLDRLLLQADRALRTLSPGSPCHERPSPARSVDEAALSDSERRHAAGLMRVNHSGEVCAQALYQGQALTAKLPEIRQEMEHAADEEIDHLAWCEQRLDELGSRPSVLNPLWYGLSFGIGAAAGKISDKISLGFVAATEEQVCKHLEGHLQQLPAQDEKSRAVVEQMLVDEAKHQHAALDAGGARFPGPVKGLMTLVSKAMTSVSYRV; via the coding sequence GTGAATAATCATCGCCAACTGACCGGACTCGACCGCCTGCTGCTGCAGGCGGACCGCGCCCTGCGCACCCTGAGCCCCGGCTCCCCCTGTCACGAGCGGCCGTCACCCGCCAGGAGCGTGGATGAAGCAGCACTGTCCGACAGTGAGCGTCGCCACGCGGCGGGATTGATGCGGGTAAATCACAGCGGTGAGGTGTGCGCCCAGGCCCTGTATCAGGGCCAGGCGCTGACCGCCAAGTTACCCGAGATTCGCCAGGAAATGGAACACGCCGCGGATGAGGAAATAGACCACCTCGCCTGGTGTGAACAGCGGCTGGATGAACTGGGCAGCCGCCCGAGCGTGCTCAACCCCCTCTGGTATGGCCTCTCGTTTGGCATTGGCGCCGCCGCCGGCAAGATCAGCGACAAAATCAGCCTCGGCTTCGTTGCCGCCACCGAAGAGCAGGTGTGCAAGCATCTCGAGGGGCACCTGCAGCAACTGCCGGCGCAGGATGAAAAGAGTCGCGCGGTGGTCGAGCAGATGCTGGTGGATGAAGCCAAGCATCAGCACGCCGCACTGGACGCCGGCGGGGCACGCTTCCCCGGGCCGGTGAAAGGGCTGATGACCCTGGTGTCGAAAGCCATGACTTCGGTGAGTTACCGGGTCTAG
- the oppD gene encoding oligopeptide ABC transporter ATP-binding protein OppD, which produces MNLLNVKDLRVEFTTPEGAVTAVNDLNFSLDAGETLGIVGESGSGKTQTVFAMMGLLAKNGIVSGSANFKDQEILGLPERALNKIRAEKIAMIFQDPMTSLNPYMKVGSQLAEVLIKHKSMNKREALVEARQMLDAVKIPEAHKRLNMYPHEFSGGMRQRVMIAMALLCRPELLIADEPTTALDVTVQAQILSLLNELKRDFNTAIILITHDLGVVAGACDKVLVMYAGRTMEYGSADDIFYRPSHPYSEGLLQAIPRLDAEEGALPTIPGNPPNLLNLPAGCPFQDRCHRVQEHCRQEAPVLTAFDTTRMRACHADPAEILEAS; this is translated from the coding sequence ATGAATTTACTCAACGTCAAAGATCTCCGGGTGGAGTTCACCACACCGGAAGGCGCCGTCACTGCCGTCAATGATTTGAACTTCTCTCTCGATGCAGGGGAAACACTCGGGATTGTTGGGGAGTCCGGTTCCGGAAAAACCCAGACCGTATTTGCAATGATGGGGCTATTAGCCAAAAACGGTATCGTCAGTGGTAGTGCCAATTTTAAAGACCAGGAAATACTGGGTTTGCCGGAGCGTGCCCTCAACAAGATTCGCGCGGAAAAAATCGCGATGATCTTCCAGGACCCGATGACTTCTCTGAACCCTTACATGAAAGTGGGAAGCCAATTAGCGGAGGTTCTGATCAAGCACAAGAGCATGAACAAACGAGAAGCCCTTGTTGAAGCCAGACAGATGCTGGATGCGGTCAAGATTCCCGAAGCGCACAAGCGTCTCAATATGTATCCCCACGAATTTTCCGGTGGCATGCGCCAGCGCGTCATGATCGCCATGGCATTGTTGTGCCGCCCGGAACTGTTAATTGCCGATGAACCTACCACGGCGCTTGATGTTACTGTCCAGGCGCAGATTCTCTCCCTGCTGAACGAGCTGAAACGGGATTTCAATACCGCCATCATCTTGATCACTCATGACCTGGGTGTGGTGGCCGGAGCCTGTGACAAGGTGCTGGTCATGTATGCAGGACGTACCATGGAATACGGTAGTGCCGACGATATTTTTTACCGTCCTAGCCATCCCTACAGTGAGGGCTTGCTGCAAGCCATTCCGAGACTGGATGCGGAGGAGGGCGCCTTGCCCACCATTCCGGGCAATCCGCCCAACCTGCTGAATTTACCTGCCGGCTGTCCTTTTCAGGATCGCTGTCATCGCGTGCAGGAACACTGCCGCCAAGAGGCACCTGTACTGACCGCCTTTGACACCACGCGTATGCGTGCCTGTCACGCAGACCCTGCCGAAATTCTGGAGGCCAGCTGA
- the oppF gene encoding murein tripeptide/oligopeptide ABC transporter ATP binding protein OppF — protein MQDAEKEMLLDVQSLKVHFSIKQENAWPWTKPVSLKAVNGVDLKLYAGETLGIVGESGCGKSTLARAIIGLTDVTDGHVLWLGQDLAALDKKSLRATRKDIQMIFQDPLASLNPRMTIGDIIAEPLRTLYPDVPKADVTERVQAMMKKVGLLPNLVNRYPHEFSGGQCQRIGIARALILDPKLIICDEPVSALDVSIQAQVVNLLKQLQREMNLSLIFIAHDLSVVKHISDRVIVMYLGNAVEVGTKDKLFAAPRHPYTQALMSAVPIPDPKKEKNKQIQLLEGDLPSPIHPPSGCVFRTRCPHAAAECAEQVPVLQGVEEHQSACLRSAELGVQHSA, from the coding sequence ATGCAAGATGCCGAAAAAGAAATGTTGTTGGACGTCCAGTCTCTGAAGGTCCACTTCTCGATCAAACAGGAAAACGCCTGGCCGTGGACAAAACCGGTGAGCCTTAAAGCCGTGAACGGGGTTGATCTGAAGCTGTATGCCGGAGAAACCCTCGGCATTGTCGGGGAGTCCGGCTGCGGTAAATCCACCCTGGCGCGGGCGATTATCGGACTCACTGACGTGACCGATGGTCATGTGCTGTGGCTCGGCCAGGATCTTGCGGCGCTGGATAAAAAGTCCTTGCGTGCGACTCGCAAAGACATCCAGATGATCTTTCAGGACCCGCTGGCCTCCTTGAATCCGCGTATGACGATCGGCGATATTATCGCGGAGCCCTTACGTACCCTGTATCCGGACGTTCCGAAAGCGGATGTCACGGAGCGTGTACAGGCGATGATGAAGAAGGTGGGGCTACTACCCAACCTGGTCAATCGCTACCCGCACGAATTTTCCGGTGGACAGTGCCAGCGCATCGGTATTGCTCGTGCTCTGATTCTCGATCCCAAACTGATCATCTGCGATGAGCCGGTTTCTGCACTGGACGTGTCGATACAGGCCCAGGTCGTCAACCTGCTCAAGCAGTTGCAGCGGGAAATGAACTTGTCGCTGATCTTTATTGCCCACGATCTGTCCGTGGTGAAGCATATCTCCGACCGTGTGATTGTGATGTATCTCGGCAATGCGGTAGAAGTAGGCACCAAAGACAAGCTGTTTGCGGCCCCCAGGCACCCGTACACTCAGGCATTGATGTCCGCGGTGCCGATTCCGGACCCGAAAAAAGAAAAGAATAAGCAGATTCAATTACTCGAGGGCGATCTGCCATCGCCGATTCACCCCCCCAGCGGGTGCGTGTTCCGCACCCGCTGTCCACACGCGGCGGCAGAATGTGCCGAGCAGGTGCCGGTGCTGCAGGGTGTAGAGGAGCACCAAAGTGCCTGCTTACGCAGCGCGGAGCTGGGGGTCCAGCATTCCGCGTGA
- the oppB gene encoding oligopeptide ABC transporter permease OppB translates to MLRFIAKRVLEAIPTLFILITVSFFLMRFAPGNPFSAEITMTPEVMANIEAKYGFDKPVYQQYFNYLGSLLQGDLGPSFKYKDYSVNELVAQALPVSVKIGLFAFIVAVTCGVCFGTLAALRQNTWLDYTIMTSAMAGVVIPSFVLAPLLVLIFAIWLEWLPAGGWHNGAAQYVVLPVLGMSLYYIASISRIMRGSMIEVLNSNFIRTAKAKGLSMPYIIVRHALRPAILPVLSYLGPALVGIITGSVVIETIFGLPGIGQLFVNGALNRDYSMVLGLTILVGALTITFNAIVDILYAVVDPKIRYA, encoded by the coding sequence ATGCTGAGATTTATCGCCAAACGTGTGCTGGAAGCCATTCCCACACTGTTTATTCTGATCACGGTCTCCTTTTTCCTGATGCGCTTTGCGCCCGGTAACCCGTTTTCTGCCGAAATAACCATGACGCCGGAAGTCATGGCGAACATCGAGGCAAAATACGGCTTCGACAAGCCGGTCTACCAGCAGTATTTCAATTATCTCGGCAGCCTGTTACAGGGCGACCTGGGACCATCCTTTAAATACAAAGATTACAGCGTGAATGAGCTGGTCGCCCAGGCCTTGCCAGTTTCGGTCAAGATCGGTCTTTTTGCGTTTATCGTTGCGGTCACCTGTGGTGTCTGTTTCGGTACTTTAGCCGCGCTCCGGCAGAATACCTGGCTCGACTACACAATTATGACCAGTGCCATGGCGGGGGTGGTCATTCCCAGTTTCGTGCTGGCACCTTTGCTGGTGTTGATCTTCGCCATCTGGCTCGAATGGCTTCCCGCGGGCGGATGGCACAATGGTGCCGCACAGTATGTTGTGTTACCTGTGCTGGGGATGTCCCTTTACTACATCGCGTCGATCTCCCGCATCATGCGTGGCAGCATGATTGAAGTACTGAACTCCAACTTTATTCGCACTGCGAAGGCCAAGGGCCTCTCTATGCCCTATATCATTGTGCGCCATGCCCTGCGGCCAGCGATTCTTCCGGTGCTGTCTTATCTGGGCCCTGCGCTGGTGGGCATCATTACCGGCTCGGTAGTGATTGAAACCATTTTTGGTTTGCCCGGCATTGGCCAGTTGTTCGTCAATGGTGCCCTCAATCGCGACTACTCCATGGTGTTGGGCCTGACCATCCTGGTCGGCGCGCTCACCATTACTTTCAATGCGATCGTCGACATTCTGTATGCCGTGGTCGACCCCAAAATCCGCTACGCGTAA
- a CDS encoding OsmC family protein, giving the protein MQGQVTWVNGVTFVGESGSGNSIVMEGGQKNNGIRPMEMILLGVGGCASYDVVGILQKSRQDVISCHVELKGHRPDAVPAPFEKIEMEFVVRGRDIKEKQVAKAVELSAEKYCSASIMLGKAGVEIVHSYRIEQV; this is encoded by the coding sequence ATGCAGGGGCAGGTAACCTGGGTCAATGGCGTCACATTTGTCGGTGAGTCCGGCAGTGGCAATTCGATAGTGATGGAAGGCGGGCAGAAGAACAATGGTATTCGCCCGATGGAGATGATTCTACTCGGCGTCGGCGGCTGCGCGTCCTACGATGTGGTGGGCATATTGCAGAAATCCCGCCAGGATGTGATCAGCTGCCATGTAGAACTAAAAGGTCACCGCCCTGATGCGGTACCGGCACCGTTCGAGAAAATCGAGATGGAGTTTGTGGTGCGCGGGCGGGATATCAAGGAGAAGCAGGTGGCGAAGGCAGTGGAGCTGTCGGCAGAAAAGTACTGCTCGGCCTCGATTATGCTGGGCAAGGCCGGGGTGGAGATTGTGCACTCCTACCGGATCGAGCAGGTCTGA
- the crp gene encoding cAMP-activated global transcriptional regulator CRP — translation MTVATEETLSTGNIEDFLAHCHRRRYPAKSTIIYAGDRCESLYFIMRGSVTVLIEDDEGREMIVAYLNDGDFFGEMGLFDQDTRSAWVRTKTECEVAEISYTKFLELTRQHPEFLFNLATQMAVRLRNTTRKVGDLAFLDVTGRVARTLLDLCNEPDAMTHPEGMQIKITRQEIGRIVGCSREMVGRVLKTLEEQGLVSVKGKTMVVYGTR, via the coding sequence GTGACGGTTGCTACCGAAGAAACCCTGTCTACTGGCAACATTGAAGACTTTCTCGCCCACTGCCACCGCCGTCGCTACCCGGCCAAAAGCACCATCATCTACGCTGGTGACCGCTGTGAGTCCCTGTACTTCATCATGCGCGGCTCCGTGACCGTACTGATCGAAGACGACGAAGGGCGCGAAATGATCGTTGCCTACCTGAACGATGGCGATTTCTTCGGCGAAATGGGCCTGTTTGACCAGGACACCCGCAGCGCATGGGTACGCACCAAGACCGAGTGTGAGGTCGCGGAAATTTCCTACACCAAATTCCTGGAACTGACCCGTCAGCACCCGGAGTTCCTGTTCAACCTCGCCACCCAGATGGCGGTACGCCTGCGCAACACCACCCGTAAAGTGGGCGACCTCGCGTTCCTGGACGTGACCGGCCGCGTGGCCCGCACCCTGCTGGACCTGTGCAACGAGCCCGATGCCATGACCCACCCCGAAGGCATGCAGATCAAGATCACCCGCCAGGAAATCGGCCGCATCGTCGGCTGCTCCCGCGAGATGGTCGGCCGCGTACTGAAGACCCTGGAGGAACAGGGGCTGGTATCGGTGAAGGGCAAGACCATGGTGGTGTACGGGACGCGCTAA
- a CDS encoding peptide ABC transporter substrate-binding protein, translated as MMRRNQSSNLRRTWYLGPVLTALFALAGCGGPSEPAAESSTPAVKLDSSRLAADQTLVRGGSSEPESLDPHKISGTVESALLRDLLETLVIAAPDGGVRPAVAESWETTDHQTYIFNLREDAKWSNGDPVTAQDFVYSWRRLVDPATASKYAWYLAAGKVANAQDISEGKQPPENLGVEAVDTHTLKVSLEVPVPYFVSMLVHVSTSPVHKDTVEQYGDQWTRVGNFVGNGAFKLTEWVVNERIEYVKNDLYWDAANVKLQKVRNLPIASPNAELKRYEAGEIDFAYEIPIEHISRLKKERPDEVKTTPYIGTYYYEFNNTKAPFDDARVRKALAYAIDREIMAYKVMGRGEEPAFHLTPAVVKGFDAPPTAWSQKSQQDRAAKARELLAEAGYNAQNPLKFSILYNTNDNHKKVAVAISAMWKQNLQHVDVTLENQEWKTYLSTRANTDFDIARAGWIGDYNEPSTMLKLLLTDGGSNYAKYSNPMYDALLAKSSQEMDMTKRAEYYAQAEEILAEDMPIAPIYQYVIQHMVKPHVGGYAADPLDNYYSKDMWIIEH; from the coding sequence ATGATGCGACGCAACCAATCTTCCAACCTTCGCCGTACCTGGTATTTGGGACCTGTACTGACAGCCCTGTTCGCACTTGCCGGGTGTGGGGGACCCTCAGAGCCCGCTGCGGAGTCCAGTACCCCCGCAGTGAAGCTGGACTCATCCAGGCTTGCCGCAGATCAGACTCTGGTACGGGGCGGTAGCTCGGAGCCGGAATCTCTCGATCCGCACAAAATCTCCGGGACCGTAGAGTCCGCGTTGCTGCGCGATCTGCTGGAGACGCTGGTTATCGCCGCACCAGACGGTGGGGTTCGCCCTGCGGTTGCGGAAAGCTGGGAGACAACCGACCACCAGACGTATATTTTCAACTTGCGTGAAGACGCCAAGTGGAGCAATGGTGACCCGGTCACCGCTCAGGATTTCGTCTACTCCTGGCGCCGACTGGTGGACCCGGCTACAGCCTCTAAATACGCCTGGTACCTTGCCGCCGGCAAAGTAGCGAATGCGCAAGATATTAGCGAGGGCAAGCAGCCTCCGGAAAACCTCGGTGTTGAGGCAGTGGATACGCATACCCTCAAGGTCTCCCTCGAAGTGCCGGTGCCTTACTTTGTCTCCATGCTGGTCCACGTCTCCACTTCACCGGTGCACAAAGACACCGTTGAGCAGTATGGCGATCAGTGGACCCGGGTTGGGAATTTCGTCGGCAATGGTGCCTTCAAACTGACCGAGTGGGTCGTAAACGAACGTATCGAGTATGTAAAAAATGATCTGTACTGGGATGCGGCCAACGTAAAACTGCAGAAAGTGCGCAACCTGCCGATCGCATCGCCCAATGCAGAGTTGAAGCGCTATGAAGCCGGCGAGATAGATTTCGCCTATGAGATTCCTATTGAACACATCAGCCGCCTGAAAAAAGAGCGTCCGGATGAGGTCAAAACCACGCCCTATATCGGCACCTACTACTACGAGTTCAATAATACCAAGGCACCGTTTGACGACGCACGTGTGCGCAAGGCATTGGCCTACGCCATCGACCGCGAAATCATGGCATACAAGGTCATGGGGCGTGGCGAGGAGCCTGCGTTCCACCTGACACCTGCAGTGGTCAAGGGCTTCGATGCTCCGCCGACGGCCTGGAGCCAGAAGAGCCAGCAAGACCGCGCGGCCAAAGCCAGAGAGTTGCTCGCCGAAGCGGGCTACAACGCGCAGAACCCGCTCAAGTTCAGCATCCTCTACAACACCAACGACAACCACAAGAAAGTGGCGGTCGCGATTAGCGCGATGTGGAAACAGAATCTGCAGCACGTGGATGTCACTCTGGAAAACCAGGAGTGGAAAACCTACCTCTCCACCCGCGCCAATACTGATTTTGATATTGCCCGCGCCGGCTGGATTGGTGATTACAATGAGCCGTCCACCATGCTGAAGTTGCTATTGACCGATGGCGGGAGTAACTATGCCAAGTACAGCAATCCCATGTACGACGCGCTGCTGGCGAAAAGTTCACAAGAAATGGATATGACCAAGCGTGCGGAGTATTACGCCCAGGCCGAAGAAATTCTGGCTGAGGATATGCCGATCGCACCGATTTATCAGTATGTGATCCAGCATATGGTCAAACCCCACGTGGGCGGCTATGCCGCTGATCCGCTGGACAATTATTACTCCAAAGATATGTGGATCATCGAACATTAA